Proteins from a single region of Amycolatopsis sp. CA-230715:
- a CDS encoding SigE family RNA polymerase sigma factor, with amino-acid sequence MTDQQLPGTGRGSPWDGEFARYFGERAHALRATAYLLCGDWHHAEDITQQSLLKLYLAWPRLSHRDMLDAYARKVVLRTFLAEHRRPWRRRERLTDVPPELPGDGDSGTEQRMLVLHALGSVPPKQRAVLVLRYWNDLSVEETAAALGCSTGTVKSQSARGLDTLRKRLGPYFSGVLSGTGREVT; translated from the coding sequence GTGACCGACCAGCAGCTCCCGGGTACCGGGCGGGGCTCGCCGTGGGACGGCGAGTTCGCCCGGTACTTCGGCGAGCGCGCGCACGCCCTTCGCGCCACCGCCTACCTGTTGTGCGGCGATTGGCACCACGCGGAGGACATCACCCAGCAATCCCTGCTCAAGCTGTACCTGGCGTGGCCGCGCCTGTCGCACCGCGACATGCTCGACGCCTACGCGCGCAAGGTCGTGCTCCGCACGTTCCTCGCCGAGCACCGGCGGCCGTGGCGCCGCCGCGAACGGCTCACGGACGTGCCGCCGGAACTGCCCGGTGACGGCGATTCCGGTACCGAGCAACGGATGCTGGTGCTGCACGCGCTCGGCTCGGTCCCGCCGAAACAGCGGGCCGTGCTGGTGCTGCGGTATTGGAACGACCTGAGCGTCGAAGAAACCGCGGCGGCGCTCGGATGTTCCACGGGGACCGTGAAGAGTCAAAGCGCGCGGGGGCTCGACACCCTGCGCAAGCGGCTGGGGCCGTATTTCAGCGGAGTGCTGTCCGGGACGGGAAGGGAGGTGACCTGA
- a CDS encoding MFS transporter, with translation MAEEAVLGEAEAPKEAPPEQIRRAVAGSAMGNCIEWYDFGVFGFMPAILGQVFFNAASTSEGALATFAVLAITFVVRPFGSFVFGPLGDRIGRQKVLALTIMLMSGTTFLIGLLPSYATIGPAAAVILVLLRAIQGFSAGGEYGGAATFIAEYAPDRKRGFWGSWLEFGTVLGFAMGAGFVTLFTVLFGEAAMLDWGWRLPFLIAGPLGLVGLYLRTKLEDTPLFVELAKKQKVEKAPLKTLLTKHWSSILHLVGIVVLLNIADYMVITYMETYLKDVVGFGGNTPLLIMLATMVGVLLLIVPMGSLSDRIGRKPILITCVVSFLALPIPAFSLMRASGDDKNALQLTLGVVMIAVPLVMILSVVASTLPAMFPTQERYGGFSIGYSVSTAAFGGTAPYIVSSLVDGTGNTLWPAYYLMAAAAVAAVPVLLLPETAGVSLRGIVNSRIARRRQAKAVPVTG, from the coding sequence ATGGCCGAAGAAGCGGTGCTCGGGGAGGCGGAAGCGCCGAAGGAGGCGCCACCCGAGCAGATCAGGCGGGCCGTCGCGGGATCCGCGATGGGCAACTGCATCGAGTGGTACGACTTCGGGGTCTTCGGCTTCATGCCCGCGATCCTCGGGCAGGTGTTCTTCAACGCGGCCAGCACGTCCGAAGGGGCGCTGGCGACGTTCGCGGTACTCGCCATCACCTTCGTGGTGCGGCCGTTCGGCAGTTTCGTGTTCGGCCCGCTCGGCGACCGGATCGGCCGCCAGAAGGTGCTGGCGCTGACGATCATGCTGATGTCCGGCACCACGTTCCTCATCGGACTGCTGCCCTCCTACGCCACGATCGGGCCCGCGGCCGCGGTGATTTTGGTGCTGTTGCGGGCCATCCAGGGATTTTCGGCCGGTGGTGAGTACGGCGGCGCGGCGACATTCATCGCCGAGTACGCGCCGGACCGCAAACGCGGCTTCTGGGGGAGCTGGCTCGAATTCGGCACCGTGCTCGGGTTCGCGATGGGCGCGGGTTTCGTCACGCTCTTCACCGTCCTTTTCGGAGAGGCGGCCATGCTCGACTGGGGCTGGCGCCTGCCGTTCCTGATCGCGGGGCCGCTCGGCCTGGTCGGGCTCTACCTGCGGACCAAGCTCGAAGACACCCCGCTGTTCGTCGAGTTGGCGAAGAAGCAGAAGGTCGAGAAGGCGCCGCTGAAGACGTTGCTGACGAAGCACTGGTCGTCGATCCTGCACCTGGTCGGGATCGTGGTGCTGCTCAACATCGCCGACTACATGGTGATCACGTACATGGAGACCTACCTGAAGGACGTGGTCGGGTTCGGCGGCAACACCCCGCTGCTGATCATGCTCGCCACCATGGTCGGCGTGCTGCTGCTGATCGTGCCGATGGGCAGCCTGTCCGACCGGATCGGCCGCAAGCCCATCCTGATCACGTGCGTGGTGTCGTTCCTCGCGCTGCCGATCCCCGCGTTCAGCCTGATGCGCGCTTCCGGTGACGACAAGAACGCGCTGCAGCTGACGCTCGGTGTCGTGATGATCGCCGTGCCGCTCGTGATGATCCTGTCCGTGGTGGCTTCGACGCTGCCCGCGATGTTCCCGACACAGGAACGCTACGGCGGTTTTTCCATCGGCTACAGCGTTTCCACCGCCGCGTTCGGCGGGACCGCGCCGTACATCGTGAGCAGCCTCGTCGACGGCACTGGCAACACGCTGTGGCCCGCGTACTACCTGATGGCCGCCGCCGCGGTGGCCGCGGTGCCGGTGCTGCTGCTGCCCGAAACCGCGGGCGTCTCGTTGCGCGGCATCGTGAATTCGCGGATCGCGCGGCGCAGGCAGGCCAAGGCGGTCCCGGTCACCGGCTGA
- a CDS encoding PaaI family thioesterase — protein sequence MTNSGEAWPPEGAEPVAAHPDAPGPGTKLGVHFSECFGCGDQQDGGLHMESTVGDGLSVKSQFTVTEAHQGAPGLAHGGLLACAFDEALGSVAGNLLRLPAVTGRLETDFRRPVPVGSTLFITATLDGMAGRKIYVSAEGRLDAEDGPVAVRARALFVVVEFEHFTKHGDVDAWKKMRDSNRVNP from the coding sequence ATGACGAACTCAGGCGAGGCGTGGCCGCCGGAGGGTGCCGAACCGGTGGCCGCGCACCCGGACGCGCCGGGACCAGGCACGAAGCTCGGCGTGCACTTCTCGGAGTGCTTCGGCTGCGGTGACCAGCAGGACGGCGGCCTGCACATGGAGTCGACGGTCGGCGACGGCCTGTCGGTCAAGTCGCAGTTCACCGTCACCGAAGCGCACCAGGGTGCGCCGGGTCTCGCCCACGGCGGGCTGCTGGCCTGCGCGTTCGACGAGGCACTCGGCTCGGTGGCCGGAAACCTCCTGCGCCTGCCCGCCGTGACGGGGCGCCTGGAGACCGATTTCCGGCGACCGGTGCCGGTGGGATCGACGCTGTTCATCACCGCGACGCTCGACGGCATGGCCGGCCGCAAGATCTACGTCAGCGCGGAAGGCAGGCTCGACGCCGAGGACGGCCCGGTCGCGGTGCGCGCGCGGGCGCTGTTCGTCGTCGTCGAGTTCGAGCACTTCACCAAGCACGGCGACGTCGACGCCTGGAAGAAGATGCGCGACTCGAACCGCGTGAACCCCTGA
- a CDS encoding serine/threonine-protein kinase — protein sequence MSEESRRARHRAPDEDPDEATGEFAPVDRASTGDLSDGPGTGWTRSPEVLGTPPAADPPTVIRPAVPPPAATQHQPPPTGSQPPAATQHQPPPTGSQSHPPTGGHPHPPTGNRPHPPTGNQPHPPAAAGNQPRQAPPGFRQQPWQPPQPTSVLSAPTPETQSIQPPTPLVNASPDVPLPDPGTESVLPERSSDGRHTGTGSGHGTGRGSSGTGHGTGSGTGSGAFPGTGRRTSSRTSRRGRLGAGLVDVPQVPYRDPASAVLENPVVSEEKRFCGKCSAKVGRTADGKPGSPEGICENCGTAFSFVPKLQPGELVGGQYEVLGALAYGGLGWIYLAQDHNVSDRWVVLKGLIDSGDETALAAAANEERFLAEVEHPNIVKIHNFVQHEDPKSGSSVGYIVMEYVGGQSLRQLALAHHRATGRAEPLPIGQVIAYGLEILPALGYLHSQQLLYCDLKPDNVIQTHEQLKLIDLGAVRRMDDYESPLFFTTGYSAPELAKRGASVASDLYTVGRTLAVLSFEFSGYTSKYKTTLPGPEDVPLFALFGSYYRFLKRATHADPDRRFISAEDMGDQLTGVLREIMALGTGKPRPGSSTVYGPETNTFGVDMVVPEQGQSVPLPDAGEVVAGLPIPQADTGDAAAGVLATVVSADPRTAIEALAGAPRESIEVRLRIVRARIELGELTEANRQLQAAQYLAIKAGFPHDWRIDWYRGLIELAGGRPRVAHVAFETVYDDLPGEIAPKLALAVSAEGIGDYFGAARFYELVWRTDHSYVSAAFGLARVYLAQGARAGAIEVLESVPKSSTHYTAAQVAAIKIKTRTGQDANAVSEADLVDASGRLERLTLDAERRTRLSAEVLEAAHDWVGKAGSEPRQGKVLGCALSERDLRFGLERCYRTLARLAGTVEQRVELVDKANAIRPRTLT from the coding sequence GTGTCGGAGGAGTCGCGCCGTGCCCGTCACCGGGCGCCCGACGAGGATCCGGACGAGGCGACGGGCGAGTTCGCGCCGGTCGACCGGGCCTCCACCGGCGATCTTTCCGATGGCCCCGGCACCGGGTGGACCCGCTCGCCCGAGGTGCTGGGCACCCCGCCCGCCGCGGACCCGCCGACGGTCATCCGGCCCGCCGTGCCGCCGCCCGCGGCCACACAACATCAGCCGCCGCCCACCGGAAGCCAGCCGCCCGCGGCTACGCAGCACCAACCGCCGCCGACCGGAAGCCAGTCGCATCCGCCGACCGGAGGGCACCCGCATCCGCCCACCGGCAACCGGCCGCACCCGCCGACGGGCAACCAGCCCCACCCGCCCGCGGCCGCCGGGAACCAGCCGCGCCAGGCACCGCCGGGGTTTCGCCAGCAGCCGTGGCAACCCCCGCAACCCACCAGCGTGCTCTCCGCGCCGACACCGGAAACGCAGAGCATCCAGCCGCCCACCCCGCTCGTCAACGCGAGCCCCGACGTGCCGTTGCCCGATCCCGGCACGGAAAGCGTGCTGCCGGAGCGGTCGAGCGACGGCAGGCACACCGGAACCGGCTCCGGCCACGGAACGGGCCGCGGCAGCAGCGGCACCGGTCACGGCACGGGTTCGGGCACCGGCTCCGGCGCGTTCCCCGGCACCGGGCGCCGGACGTCGTCGCGCACCTCGCGGCGCGGCAGGCTCGGCGCCGGGCTCGTCGACGTCCCGCAGGTGCCCTACCGCGACCCCGCGTCCGCGGTGCTCGAAAACCCGGTGGTGTCCGAGGAAAAACGCTTCTGCGGCAAGTGCAGCGCCAAGGTCGGCCGTACCGCGGACGGCAAACCCGGCTCGCCGGAAGGCATCTGCGAGAACTGCGGGACGGCGTTCTCGTTCGTGCCGAAGCTCCAGCCTGGCGAACTCGTCGGCGGCCAGTACGAAGTGCTCGGCGCGCTCGCGTACGGCGGTCTCGGCTGGATCTACCTCGCGCAGGACCACAACGTCAGCGACCGCTGGGTCGTCCTCAAAGGACTGATCGACTCCGGTGACGAAACCGCGCTGGCGGCCGCGGCGAACGAGGAGCGCTTCCTCGCCGAGGTCGAGCACCCGAACATCGTCAAGATCCACAACTTCGTCCAGCACGAGGACCCGAAGAGCGGCAGCTCGGTCGGCTACATCGTGATGGAGTACGTCGGCGGCCAGTCGCTGCGCCAGCTCGCGCTCGCCCACCATCGGGCCACCGGGCGCGCGGAGCCGCTGCCGATCGGCCAGGTGATCGCGTACGGGCTGGAGATCCTGCCCGCGCTCGGCTACCTGCACAGCCAGCAGCTGCTGTACTGCGATCTCAAGCCGGACAACGTGATCCAGACGCACGAGCAGCTCAAGCTGATCGACCTCGGCGCCGTGCGCCGCATGGACGACTACGAAAGCCCGCTGTTCTTCACCACCGGGTACAGCGCGCCCGAGCTCGCGAAACGCGGCGCGTCGGTGGCGTCGGACCTCTACACCGTCGGGCGCACGCTCGCGGTGCTGAGCTTCGAATTCTCGGGCTACACCAGCAAGTACAAGACCACGCTCCCCGGTCCCGAGGACGTGCCGCTGTTCGCGCTCTTCGGTTCGTACTACCGGTTCCTCAAGCGCGCGACGCACGCGGACCCCGACCGCAGGTTCATCTCGGCCGAGGACATGGGCGACCAGCTCACCGGTGTGCTGCGCGAGATCATGGCGCTGGGCACCGGAAAACCGCGACCCGGATCGTCCACTGTGTACGGTCCGGAGACGAACACCTTCGGCGTGGACATGGTGGTGCCCGAGCAGGGGCAGAGCGTGCCACTGCCGGACGCGGGCGAGGTCGTCGCCGGGCTGCCGATCCCGCAGGCCGACACCGGCGACGCGGCCGCGGGTGTGCTCGCCACCGTCGTCTCCGCCGATCCGCGCACCGCGATCGAAGCGCTCGCGGGCGCACCGAGGGAATCGATCGAGGTCCGCCTCCGGATCGTGCGCGCGCGGATCGAACTCGGCGAACTGACCGAGGCGAACCGGCAGCTGCAGGCCGCGCAGTACCTCGCCATCAAGGCGGGCTTCCCGCACGACTGGCGGATCGACTGGTACCGCGGGCTGATCGAGCTGGCCGGCGGACGCCCGCGCGTCGCGCACGTCGCCTTCGAGACCGTCTACGACGACCTCCCCGGTGAGATCGCGCCGAAGCTCGCGCTCGCGGTGAGCGCCGAGGGCATCGGCGACTACTTCGGCGCCGCGCGGTTCTACGAACTGGTCTGGCGCACCGACCATTCGTACGTGAGCGCCGCCTTCGGCCTCGCCCGCGTCTACCTCGCGCAGGGCGCGCGGGCGGGTGCGATCGAGGTGCTGGAATCGGTGCCGAAGTCCTCGACGCACTACACCGCCGCGCAGGTGGCCGCGATCAAGATCAAGACGCGTACCGGCCAGGACGCGAACGCGGTGTCCGAAGCCGATCTCGTGGACGCCTCGGGCAGGCTCGAACGGCTCACGCTCGACGCGGAGCGGCGCACGCGCCTGTCCGCCGAGGTGCTCGAAGCCGCGCACGACTGGGTCGGCAAGGCGGGCTCGGAACCGCGCCAGGGCAAGGTGCTCGGCTGCGCACTGTCCGAACGCGACCTCCGCTTCGGGCTGGAACGCTGCTACCGCACCCTGGCCAGGCTCGCGGGCACCGTGGAGCAGCGCGTCGAACTCGTCGACAAGGCGAACGCCATCCGCCCGCGCACCCTGACCTGA
- a CDS encoding PASTA domain-containing protein translates to MNRTHVRATAGAVAVLAVAGACTARTPAPPQAEVTVTLAGPPSTRNVARSSAAPVSKPLLIEVPDVAGMNHQQAQDTMQAAGLHNLRQVDGKGLGRPLTAARDWVQVGQDPPAGAQVAPDITITLTATMYSDR, encoded by the coding sequence GTGAACAGAACGCACGTCCGAGCGACCGCCGGGGCGGTGGCCGTGCTCGCCGTCGCGGGCGCGTGCACGGCGCGGACCCCGGCGCCGCCGCAGGCGGAAGTGACCGTGACGCTGGCGGGCCCGCCGAGCACCCGCAACGTGGCGCGGTCCTCCGCGGCGCCGGTGTCGAAACCGCTGCTCATCGAGGTTCCGGACGTCGCGGGAATGAACCACCAGCAGGCGCAGGACACCATGCAGGCGGCCGGGTTGCACAACCTCCGCCAGGTCGACGGCAAGGGCCTCGGCAGGCCGCTGACCGCCGCCCGCGACTGGGTGCAGGTCGGCCAGGACCCGCCCGCGGGCGCGCAGGTCGCCCCGGACATCACGATCACGCTGACCGCGACGATGTACAGCGACCGCTGA
- a CDS encoding glutamate ABC transporter substrate-binding protein, translating into MRIRGTRVTFAALATGIALVAAGCGSAGKPIEPAPVGAVGRPLPANAEVPAKSAGGGGAADASCDTRSTAPTGTSVTSGSTMAKIKSRGQLIAGVDQTTYLFGFRNPTTGELEGFDIDMVKQIAKAIFGTDQGTIRYRAIPSSQRIPVLKNHEVDVVVRTMSITCDRLKDINFSSKYYVAGQRVLVNKNSPAKKLGDLGGKNVCATKSSTSLPRIAAEPAKPVPVAVDNWSDCLVMLQQGQVDAVSTDDVILAGMAAQDPTLQVVGDRFSTENYGIGIPKDQTDMVGFVNSVLDTVRAGLWRESYNSWLTGKLPPADPPAGEYK; encoded by the coding sequence ATGAGGATTCGAGGCACCAGGGTCACCTTCGCCGCGCTGGCGACCGGCATCGCGCTCGTCGCGGCGGGCTGCGGGAGCGCGGGGAAGCCGATCGAGCCCGCCCCCGTCGGCGCTGTCGGCAGGCCGCTGCCCGCGAACGCCGAAGTGCCCGCGAAATCCGCGGGCGGCGGCGGTGCGGCCGACGCGAGCTGCGACACGCGCAGCACAGCGCCCACCGGCACCTCGGTCACCTCCGGCTCCACCATGGCGAAGATCAAGTCGCGCGGGCAGCTCATCGCCGGGGTGGACCAGACCACTTACCTGTTCGGCTTCCGCAACCCGACGACCGGTGAGCTCGAAGGCTTCGACATCGACATGGTCAAGCAGATCGCGAAGGCGATCTTCGGCACCGACCAGGGCACCATCCGGTACCGCGCGATCCCGTCCTCGCAACGGATCCCGGTGCTCAAGAACCACGAAGTCGACGTCGTGGTGCGGACCATGAGCATCACCTGCGACCGGTTGAAGGACATCAACTTCTCGTCGAAGTACTACGTCGCGGGGCAGCGGGTGCTGGTGAACAAGAACTCGCCCGCGAAGAAGCTCGGCGATCTCGGCGGGAAGAATGTGTGCGCGACGAAGTCGTCGACCTCGCTGCCGCGGATCGCCGCCGAACCGGCGAAACCGGTGCCGGTCGCGGTGGACAACTGGTCGGACTGCCTGGTGATGCTGCAGCAGGGCCAGGTCGACGCGGTGTCCACCGATGACGTGATCCTCGCCGGGATGGCCGCGCAGGACCCGACGCTGCAGGTCGTCGGCGACCGGTTCAGCACCGAGAACTACGGCATCGGCATCCCGAAGGACCAGACCGACATGGTCGGGTTCGTGAACTCGGTGCTCGACACCGTGCGCGCGGGGCTGTGGCGGGAGAGCTACAACTCGTGGCTCACCGGCAAGCTCCCGCCCGCGGACCCGCCTGCGGGCGAATACAAGTGA